GGCGGCGCCACGCCGGGCAAGCTGTACGAGCCGAACCAGACGCCGGAACAGCACGACGCCGAACGCTTCGCCAAGGACGTCTGCGCCTTCCTGCTGAAGGGACACCAGGAACAGCGTTTCCAGAAGCTGACGCTGGTGGCCGAGCCGCGCTTCCTGGGGGTGCTGCGCGCGCAACTGAACGACCAGCTCAAGCAGAAGGTCGACCTGGAGCTGAACAAGGATTACAGCCACTCGAACGCGCACCAGCTGCGCGAACAGCTGCAGGCGCACAAGGCCAAGTCCTGATCCCGGCCGCCGCGCCGGCCGCCACGCCCGCTCAGGCGGCAGCCAGGGCGTAGCGACGCGGCGCCGGCGCCGCATCCCGGCCGGGGCGCGCCGCCTGGTCCGCCGTGCGGAACACGCTCACCGCGTCCAGCAGCAGCAGCGCCTGCTGCTGCATCGCATCCGCCGCCGCGGCGGCTTCCTCCACCAGCGCCGCATTCTGCTGCGTCACCTGGTCCATCTGTACCACCGCCATGTTCACCTGCTCGATGCCGGCATTCTGCTCGGTGCTGGCGGCGCTGATCTCGGCCATGATGTCGGTCACGCGTTGCACGCTGGCGACGATCTCGCCCATCGTCTGGCCCGCCGCGGCGACCAGTTGGCCGCCGCTGTCCACGCGCCGTACCGAATCCTCGATCAGCCCCTTGATTTCCCTGGCCGCGGTGGCCGAGCGCTGCGCCAGGTTGCGTACTTCCGCCGCCACCACCGCGAAGCCGCGCCCCTGCTCGCCGGCGCGCGCCGCTTCCACCGCCGCGTTCAAGGCCAGGATATTGGTCTGGAAGGCGATGCCGTCGATCACGCCAGTGATGTCGGCGATGCGGCGCGAGGCGTCGTTGATACCGTCCATCGTGTCCACCACCTGCCGGATGACTTCACCGCCGCGCCCGGCCACGCCGGATGCCGCCTGCGCCAGCGCGTTGGCCTGGCGCGCATGCTCGGCGTTGCTGCGCACCTGCGCGGTGAGTTCTTCCATCGAGGCCGCGGTTTCTTCCAGCGAACTGGCCTGCTCCTCGGTGCGCGTGGACAGGTCCTGGTTGCCGGCGGCGATCTGCTGCGAGGCGGTGCCGATGGTGTCGGTGCCGGCGCGCACCCGGGTCACGATGCCGCCCAGGCTGGCGTTCATGCCGCGCAGCGCTTCCAGCAACTGGCCGATCTCGTCCTTCGAATCGATGCGGATGGCCTGGGTCAGGTCGCCCGCGGCCACGCTGCGCGCCAGGTGCAGCGCCTGGGCAATGGAACCGGTAATGCCGCGGATGAGATAAAAGGCGAGCGCCGCGCCGCCGGCCACGCCGAGCACGATCAACGCGATCGACAGCCGGTGGGTGCGCTCGTAGCGCGCCAGCGCGGCGTCGTATTCGCTCTTCGCCACGTCCAGCTGCAGCCTGACCAGGGCCTGCATGGCGTCCTGCGCGGGCAGGTAGGCCTGGCTCATGGGCCCCTTGACCAGGGAAACCAGCAGGCCGTTGTCGTGCGTGCGCAGCGCGGCCAGCGCGGGCCGCAGGCCGGTCTCGAGGAAGGCGGCGCGGGTGGCGGCGGCCTTGCGCGCCAGGATCTTTTCGTCCGCGGTCAGAAAGGTTGCCTCGTAGGCGGCC
The genomic region above belongs to Massilia forsythiae and contains:
- a CDS encoding host attachment protein → MSTTWIVSADAGRARIFAESDPQQPLQEVEDMVSANARLRDADINTDGGSPTAAPQGIHNTGGATPGKLYEPNQTPEQHDAERFAKDVCAFLLKGHQEQRFQKLTLVAEPRFLGVLRAQLNDQLKQKVDLELNKDYSHSNAHQLREQLQAHKAKS
- a CDS encoding methyl-accepting chemotaxis protein, with protein sequence MLNNISIKLRLIFLTVLLNGVAIVVGAVGLVNQGATNAALGTVYNDRVLALDQLGRVQVLMQQNQNALAHAALDSGEDPVPVLAGVEQRSAQASATWAAYEATFLTADEKILARKAAATRAAFLETGLRPALAALRTHDNGLLVSLVKGPMSQAYLPAQDAMQALVRLQLDVAKSEYDAALARYERTHRLSIALIVLGVAGGAALAFYLIRGITGSIAQALHLARSVAAGDLTQAIRIDSKDEIGQLLEALRGMNASLGGIVTRVRAGTDTIGTASQQIAAGNQDLSTRTEEQASSLEETAASMEELTAQVRSNAEHARQANALAQAASGVAGRGGEVIRQVVDTMDGINDASRRIADITGVIDGIAFQTNILALNAAVEAARAGEQGRGFAVVAAEVRNLAQRSATAAREIKGLIEDSVRRVDSGGQLVAAAGQTMGEIVASVQRVTDIMAEISAASTEQNAGIEQVNMAVVQMDQVTQQNAALVEEAAAAADAMQQQALLLLDAVSVFRTADQAARPGRDAAPAPRRYALAAA